The Anopheles gambiae chromosome 2, idAnoGambNW_F1_1, whole genome shotgun sequence genomic sequence TATTGTTTGACGAGTGAAGACGGGTCGCTAAGCTCCCGGGCGTTCCCAACCATTCGTGGGTGCAGAGATGCAACGAAAAACGTTTATACTGTGTCGCCGGGAAAAGCCGTTGCTGCAGTACGCATTTATCGTTGTCTTTACGAAACGGCTGAACTGCTGCACGCCGTTGCTGCGCATTGACCCATCGTACAGCTTGTGGAGCTTTCAGCAGCCAAATCAGCAGCGTTCCAGCCCAAGCCAGCAAGGTTTAATGGACATCACTTTCCCTACTTGCCATATGTGGTTAAATGTTTCGGTGAACTGTTTTCGATTTACACTACAAATAGCTCTAATTTCCCGCTTTTTCCTCTTCCCGCAGATGGCGAAAAGAAGCGCTCGATGCCCACGATACCCACCATTACGTACACAGTGAAGGACCGGGACACGCTGACATCGGTGGCGGCCCGCTTCGATACGACCCCGTCAGAGCTGACGCAGCTGAACCGTTTGGCCAGTTCGTTCATCTACTCCGGGCAGCAGCTGCTCGTGCCGGACAAAAATGCCAAAGCGAGCGCGGATGGCGAGTCCGATGCTAGCACGGAACGTTCCTCCAACAGTCCCACCGATGGTCGCCGCAAGGGCTCACAGGAAGATTTGTCCCAGGACGAAAAAGGTACGCCATCTACAGCGCAATATATCGTGCAAAGCTGTGAAAAAATCATTCCTACGAGTTTTCTATTCACCAACCGGTTTGAACGAACCAGCTCCCACTGTGGTGCTCATTGGCCCATAGTGCGGGAATATACTGTGGGTTTGCTGTTTTCGCTCGCGTTGCACGAGCGAAATGACGGGCGAAAAACGCTGCTTCGCGGCTGTCAAAACCacgtgtgtgtattggtgtgtgtattGTATTCTCTCTAGGGTGTGTTGTTGTCCACGCAGCTGTTGTCGATATAATTTTGCAACCCGAGGGTGCATTCGATGCGGTGCGAATTTGTTTGTGAATTGTGTTTGGAATTGCACTTTCCTAAAATTGCGTCCCACCGAGCTGGATGACGGTCTGGCACTGTTGCCTTCACGCCATTAGAGAAGAGTCAGACCGACGTCAGCGGGTCGGTCTCGGTTTGTCCATGGGCAAAGTGCGGGAATCGGTGTAAATATTTGATCAAATGTTGAAAACGGTGGTGTTTTGCAAGAATGGAGGTAAGTGTGGGATGGAAGATATTACGTGTGCTATACACTATCGATGCCACAAGCACGGTGGTTAGTAAATGCTTTTTCGTTTTAGAGCAaatggtgtgtatgtgtgtttttatcgCAGAACGGAAATGCATCCGTTGTAATTTCGTTGTGCTAATTTGCCCATGTGCAGTACACAGATGATGTTTCTGAGATTGTATTTCATttggaaatgattttaatttcatgttttatgtATTCAAAACACGTTTGAAGATTATCCTAGCATTGAATGTAGGAAAATTATGGCAGTGCACCATTCCCTGTTACTAAAAGAATACTAAATATTTATTAGTTGCCATTTAAACTGATAAACAACACTCTCCGATACAAGCAGCACAGTATTGAATCACATGAGAATTTCGATATTGCCATTAAAACTCCATTACAGCTCACATCCAAACCGCAAGCGACAGGGAGAGGGCGAATTATAAGTCTTTAAAACAAAAGTCGCATTAATTATTAAGGCTTTGCTAATTGTTCGTAATGTTGTTTCCCATTCTGCTGAAACGTATTGCCAGTACTGCCGCAATGGCATTCAAAAAAGATTTGGCGGCATTGTAGCCCCTGCCCCACATGACGAACCGAGTGTGACAACAATGATAAGAAAAAACTGGAACCATTTGCTCACCAACACACGCATGCAAAGCCGATAGCGCAATAAGAATCTTTGCGGGATTGTGTTAATTGTGCCTTCCCACACAAATGCAACTCATATACCACGTCGCACAGTCCGCCGGCAGCCGCCGGATCAtcgttgttggttggttggttggttgggtgcCGGTTGTGTTTGTAAAGCTTCCGTGCTGTGATCGTCGTACGTACACTGTTACCCTGCTGCGGATTGCCCAATAGAGACCGGCGGTGACAGATGCGACAGATGCGCTAGTTCGCCCGCCCAGTAATGTAGTGCGGCGTGGTGCGCAAATCATAATCAAATGATTACTGCCGCTCGGATCAGACGAGTGAAGACAATTGTGTAGTGTCTGTTTGTGTAGTGCATTATAATTCAACCAATACCGATTGAATGATTGTTGGAGGAAAGGTGCAATATGGATTCATGGACAATGGATTTTGGAGTTAACTTTTTGCGCGACAAGCTATCAGGTTTGTTACAGGAGATGCGATTGTTGATCTTTGCAtcggtgtgtttgctttgctgctgaCGACATTAACTGTTCGCCTCCAGGTTGGTGGGCTATGTTGACACATCCACAAAGCGCTGTGTCTGAGATGAACGAGGTTTCTTTGCTTCTCCAAGCTTAAGGTTCCGCTAAAAGTGGAACAAAATAGTGAATCACTCTGTACAGTACCGACACGCTTATCACGCTTAACACTACCCGCGAACACTATCCAACGTGATACTAATATCTCATATCTGctccgtttttctttttagatTTGCTGGAAGGACTTCGCCCGGGCTCGCCGAAGCCGGGCCACATCGAGCGCGTCGCCTCACCGAACACACAGAGCGGTGgcgccggcggtggtggcggaggCGGTGGTACGGCCGGCACGGCAGCCGGCGGTGCCGATGACGATGATCCCGTCACCATCCAGCGCTTCCTGAAGATTAACGTGCGGCACATCACCGACGGGCAGGGTGTGGTGGGTGGCGTACTGCTCGTCACCCCGAACGCCGTCATGTTCGATCCGAACGTGTCGGACCCGCTAGTCATCGAGCACGGGCCGGAAAGCTACGGCGTGATTGCGCCGATGGAGTTCATCGTGAACGCGGCCATATTTAACGACATTGCCCATATGCGCGTGCAGGGTGCGACCGGTGGCAACGAGACGGCGGAGAAGGCCGAAATCTACCATCCGGTGCCGGTGGAGAAACCGTGCTCGCGCTGCGACACCCACTCGCCCGGCAAGGATTCGCTGCTGGTGAAGGACGAAACGTTCCCGGAGCTGGGCGTCGGCTCGGTGGAAGGGTGCGACGATCAGGAGTCGATCTGCTCGAGCAACGAGCGGGACGGGGACGCATTTCCGAAAGCGTTCGAGCGGGACCTGGTGACGCCCAACAACCTGCAGCGCCTGCACGGCGACTCGACGGAGAGCGGTGGCAGCTCGGTGGAGCCGAAAGCGTCCTCCACCGAGCCGCCCCTCTTCCTGTCATACGATCGTGACTCCTCCCAGTCTCACACGCCCAACTCCCTCGACCACAGTGCCGGTGCTTcgaacgagcagcagcagcagcagcagaagcaggcaGGCGATAAGACTGACCAAACCAAGACCAACAGTATCTTAGAGGATCCCACCATGCGCTCCCTGGAGGAGCGGCGGAGAAGCCTACTCGACCAGCACTGGGCAATCCCCAGCAAGGACAGGTTAGCAAACGGGTTCATTTTGGTTGCTGATCCATTGCCTCCATCATACACGTCATCACAGCACAAAACACAGTATTGCATGTTATGATTTCATTGGTAAAATTTACTAACAACATTCCTAAGGTGATAAAGCGATTGGTAACACACAGTAAAGGATTTGTTGGTGACTCTCGCGTAACCACAATCACCGACAAGCACAATCTAACACTGGGATGAGTAAtttaaattggtttaaaaaGTTTGTTCTACCTAAGGAAATTGTTAcaatttttccatgttttttctcgattttattttcatcgttTCTGCTTTTGTTTCCGTTTCTCCCGCATCCCAATTTCACCGTGCGCCCCCTCATTCCCATCATACAACATACCTCTCCCGCATCATGCTTCCATTCTGCGCTGTTACATTTGCTCCTTACCGGAGAGCGTATAGATTAAAGTGTTATTGCGATCAATCATCATCTCGAAGATCTCTGGACGACGAGGAGGCGGCAAGCACCGGCAGCGGAGCTACGGCCACATCCTCCTCCACGGCTGGCGCCGGCTCGATCGGCGGTGGTGCAACGGGAGGCGCCCACGGTGCCCACCACGCCCCGATAGCGCCGATCGCCGAGGCAGCCGGTGACGGGCAGCTGGTGAAGCAGTCGTGCCACGATTCCGGCATCGATATCCGTGACCCGGCCCACGGCTCCTCACTGACGACGGGTGCCACCGGGGGCAGTGGCAGCAGTGCGGCCAGCTCGGTCGCCAGCATCCCCATTGTGGCGCCGATCGCAGCGAAAAAAGTGTACAGCGATGCGGACATCGTGCTGAGCGCGGACTGGGTCCCACCGCTCACGATTGCACCGACCCACCTGCACGACAGCTCgccacgcagcagcagctcgctgGTGTCGTCCGCACACCAGAGCACCCTGTCCACGCTGACGTCCGATGCCGGTGGCCGGAAGAAGACGTCCAGCGTGAGCTTCAGCGTGGACGAGCACGATGCGCACGGTGCTACCGGTCCGGCCGGATCCGGATCGCTCGATAAGGGTGGCGAAACGAAAAAGAACAAGGTAGGTGTATCATTCAAGCCGTGCAATTTCTGTGTTGGAGAACTAACGGATGTATTTTTGGCTTGTTTTAGATGCTAAAGCGGCTCTCCTACCCACTGGCCTGGGTTGAAGGATTGACGGGCGaaggtggcagcagcagccacaagTCAGATTCGATTGAATCAGCACCCAACACCGGTGACTCTAATCAGAGCGTATTTTCAAAAGTATTTTCCAGGTAGGTCCAGCGTAATGTTTGCGCACGGCGAACGAAtacttttattttcttaaGATTTGGTTTTGATGCACAGTTTATACAAGCAACGAACACTTCTTCATAATACCGACTTGCTACTGAAGCAAAGGGTGTGCTGCAGTATGCGTGCAGTATCACAGCACTTTGTCCAAACTTTTCTTAACTTAACTTTTCTTACAATTCCGATCACCACAACCAGCACACATATTTCGgtttcaatatttttaccACACTAACTGAACACGTTTTATTAACTTTACGTTATGTTTAAAGTGCACATTTACCAGGCCGGTGCGATTCGTAAGCACGTACGGCAGGTTCTTTTTCAGTTTGaggttttttcttgtttttttttgccaattattgttgtttttggtttccGAGCAATTATGGCTAAACTTATTACTAATTCCTCTACTTGTAAATTGATGCCAAATTCCCTTCACGTTCGTACCATTTTCTATCTTTCTGGAAAATcacgtcacacaaaaaaaaaacctaacctATACTTCGAAACGAAAAAGCTCACCCATCACATTGGTTTCGGAGCTGGGcggaaatttgtttttgtccaAGACGCCATCGGAAGACTCCGGGGGCTCGCCGGTTCCGCCACTGACACCGCACGAGGCGCAAACAGGGGGGTCGGTTACGGCCGGGTAAGACTTTGTACTTCCATCCATACGACTTACGAACGCCAAACCCCCGAAAGCATAATAGCCTAACCCTATTACGTCACTCTCTTTCGCTGTCGTATGTTCTCTGTGCCCTTTTGTTTCACTCTCTTTCACACTATGCTGTCTTCTGTACATATTTCTTTCTCACCTTTGTTCGATGTTGAAACACTTCTCACACTTCCTCGACTGGATGACTGCCACTAGGCAATTTCGGTTGAGATTATGATTTTACTGTTTATTGATGTGTTTGCCATCTTCACAatgtgtgtcgtttttttcaGTTGTGGTATTTTAATAGCTCAATATAGTTGTTATAATTTCATATCTTATCACCATCCTGCTTGTGATCATCGAAAAGATGAAAAGGATGACATGATAACGACAGACTACTGCGTCGTCCTATCCTCTGTTTTGCTTCCACTGTCCTCGATCGATAGGATCGTgctcatttttgtttgcttacgATCGATTTTTAATCCCAAGTTGTCCTTGACAAACCGAACCGTATTTCAAAACcgtgttttgttgccatttatgtAGGAATTAATGTAATCAGCTGGCGACTATCCAGATCGTGGAACATTTTTGCGTTCAACAAACACTATTCCCTTACGTTCTCGTGTGTAAAAAGCGCGAACAAAGGACGACGTTCTCTGTTCATTGTGTAGTTGTATTTGTCGTAGTGTCCATATAGTGCCAAACTATTTCAACACACCTTTTGAATGTGTTATGCCTGTAGAGTGTATGCTACTAGCGGAACTAGCCAGTAAAATGCGTACAGTAATCCGCACTGTTTACTAATCTGTTTCCTTCGCCAATTCCAGACGATCATCGATCGGTACATTCATTCGCCAGCATCCCTCTGAGGGTAGCGCGAACAAGCAGAAGCCGGCGCCACCGAAACTGGACTACCGTTCAATGGTGTCCATCGACGATATGCCAACACTGTTCGTCAGCTTTGATAGTAAGTATTGTTCGCTTCTGCCTATCGAGTTTATATCATCGTTACAACTGTAACATTAAATTCACCCTTTGTTTAAATATGTTCAACTGTTTCACTTGACTGTTAGTTCTTTGATGGAAAAGTTTGTTTGCGTTACGTTTCAAAGTTACTTACGCATTGACATGCGGCCTGCATTTTTTACCGCTTGTTTAACAGTTTAGTCTTGTTCTTGATTGCCGCTAACTTGTTAGAGTTCAGTTACAAAATACCAATCATATATGAATTTATTCTACAGGTTGGTTTTTTAGCAAATCCTTGAAGTtgcgtttggttttgtttaatgTTGAAAACTTTATTGCACACTTAGTTAACTAACATCTAGAACTATTCACACCAGCATACATCAGTTGATACTGCAAATCAATGCGCTACCAAATCTAATAATTGCACTTACAATGTAGTAAAATTTCACCAGAGATCGTCGATAGTTACGTAGCAGACACCTTAGCGCATCGTCTCACACTTTCGTAGTTTCAAAATTATGTGCCCGCTGcgatcttttatttattatcgttatcaatttgttgaattttatctGTATATTCTGATCATATATCAGGGTCGTATTTTCTGATTAAAATTCGTGAAAAAATGTTCACATAAGAGTCGTTGCTGCAGGAAACTTTCGAGCAAAGCCTGTTGGCTAGGATTTGTCttcttttcgttgttgtttttcaatcGTTGATGTCGCGTTGTGGATATGTATTTTGGAATCTTTTTCAcctctttatctctcttctTTACATCTCTCTTCTGCGCTCATACTTTATCCCCTCGATACTCTGCGTGCTTTCCAACAAACTCATTCCCCACGCCATTGTACACAAACTACAAAACCaactacaactactactattacttctactactgctactgctacaaTATCCAACCCTACCaatcaatcatcatcatcactacaacaacaacaaaaaacatcaacaatatGAATCAATtatcactactactactacaacaacaacaaccgttgcTCACAATCTTTCAGTGAAGGCCCCATTGTTTCCTCAACTTGAGAAACTTGGTAGGTTAAACACACACGTCACACAGTGACGGCGCTCATTTGCAACTCATCCTGTGCGGGTCCTGTTTTTATTTACACTACTGTTGTCCCACATCCCGTGCTAGAGCATTGTTTGTATCATTATTATAACAAAAGTACATTATTTATCAGCTGAATgtgatttcattttattttccatcgATCTTCCTCCTTCACCACCTTGCTGTCGTGATCTTTCAATTTCTTGTCACACTTGTTCTCAACAATCGAGCGCCGTACCGTTGTCATACTCGTAATAAATCTGTCGTCTATTCAGTCCTATCTTCTGTCTGGTATCTCTATTGTGCACtgtactgttgtgtgtgttttttgtactACAtaaggagtgtgtgtgtgtatgtatctaAACTTTTCGACGTCTAAGGGCAAACATATCGTGTCCTTCGATTTCTAATTTGTACATCCTGATTATGTAAAAATTTTTGATTTTCTAAACCGTGTCTGCATGTGCATTATTTCACTATTAAagaatttttataaaattatttctttcaatgcatgaatttttgcaattatgtttgtagttgttttttttttcaacaaaaaatatgcTCATTTGACCAAAAGTGTAcgatatattaaaaaaactgctttatttttacacCACAAAATGCTTTTATATCAATTTGACATCTATTTcaatacaaaaagaaaagaaaaaacaaaaacgttctTGAATGATTTACTACTGTTCTTCACCGGTGTTCACACGGCTGCATATTGCATGGCTTTTACTGCTTACTAACAGTGCAATTTCTACCCGCTTGTAATCGATTCATGTGTGCAAGGGAATATAATGCTCAAGTCAACATATGTGCGTATTTCACTCCTCGCTATCATTTCACGCTCTCTCGTCGCTTTCTCGCAATAGAGCTTATCCCACGACCGGCCCGAGCTTGTCCGGACCCACCGATGTACCTTCGGTTGCGCATGGGACGCAAGATCGGCAAGAACACACCGCTGCCGACGACGGTAATGTCCTACGGCAAAAACAAGCTGCGTCCCGAGTATTGGTTTAGCATTCCAAAAAATAAGTAAGTAGTGTTGTTAAGTGACAACCCGTTAAAAAGTGCTAAACCGTTACGCTTTATTCCTTTAGGGTTGATGAATTGTATCGCTTCTTGAATGCCTGGGTGCAACACCTGTATGGTGAGCTGGATGAAGCTGCCATCAAGGAACGAGGTTTTGAGCTCATCCAGATGGATACCGAATGGACGGCGAAAACTGGCAGTCCGTCGAAGGTATGCTATTATCACCATCACCTCCGCCACAGTTGGGATACTTCTTTGAACCGATCTAATAtcatgcttcttctttttgttcttcagGACGGTCGTTCTGCCAGTGAAGGCGAAATCTCCGAGTATACACGTGAATCGTGGGAGGTAAGTGTTTCACGACTCAAGTAATGATATAACTATACGTAACCGAATGAAAAGAATGGTTCAGTTTGGCGAGCGAAAGAAGGCATGCAACCAGGACTTCAAACTTTACAGGATGTGCTGCCatgatttcattttctttgGAATTTGGAAAGCTGACTAATGATTAATTTCTCGTCTTTGTCTCTCTTCGTTTGTCTTTTCCTCTTGTTTCTCATAACTTACTTAATCGTCATCCTTTTAATGCCCATCGTCGTCGATGTGGTTCCTACTAACCCGCTAACCCAACAGCTGCTAAAGGCACCGTTCGTTAAAACCTACAACATAATCAAAAGTCAAACTGGATCGAACGATTTGGACGGTTGTGAGGTTAGAATTGTTTAAACCAACTACTATTGCCAAATTTGAATTTCGAAACATCACCACAGACTATTAGATCTGCTGTACAATGTCACACAATTGCATTTTAGCTACTATACTATACTATACTGCCTGTATACAAAGAGATACTCTCCTAAACAATAATCATTTCGTATATGTACAACACGTTGCAACAAATGTTTCGTACTTGTAGTAGTAATGTTTTCGTACCACACCCTTTTCAGCGATTGATGTTTCGTACCGTATTATCTGCCCCATTTACTGTCCTCTATATATCTAAgcatttatttctttatctTTTCTCAAAAACCAACATATTATAACTTTCATTACATTGCTAGACCGTAGAGTTGAAAGTTATAGATGATCGTGTGATAGTACTGTTATTGTGTTTTGCTCGAATTCTAGTGGCATTTTGATGTGTATAACCATCATCTGTgtttatgttctttttttttaacagttACATAGTGTTtgttcaatatttttgttaatcaGATATTTTTAATCTACCATATCGAATGATAGATTGGTCTGATCATAAGATCGTGTATCGTTTGTATTTTGGGCGATCACATAACACTCGTATGTTGAACTTTTTTGTAAAACTATTTTTATCAGATGGCAATTGTGGCGAAATATACGAAACTGTAAACTTGATACAACGATTTTTGAGCATAGAATGATAAAAATCGTCTTCAAACAATCCATGTTTGttatagtttgtttttgtttcaaacaatttataaTTTCAAATGAGGTGTTTTGAAAACATTGCTTCATAAGGAAACAGTACCAACGGAATACTTAGATTAAGTTAGCTTCCAACCACACCAGCTTTTAGAGAACGCGAGCACATTAAGTGTATGCTGCAGACTATCCTTTTAGTGTACATTTAGAAACAAAATTGCATCCTTAGTTGAATAGTATTCGTTTAATGTTTAGACAACTTTACTCTCGAAACTTTTAATCCATTAAGCAGACAGCTTatccattttgtttgcttctgttgctatcgcttggttttgttgtgcttGTTTTCTTTGAGAAATTATTATGAAAATTGTATCCTCCCCTCAAAAAACAGTCACATATTAGTAATTCATTGATCCGGAATTTTGGTGTTAAACGGCAGGCCGCAAGTGTAGGTTTCTGTTTGATGTCAATTTGATGTGATGTTAGCAAATGTACTCCCCTGCATATATATCTGTCTATGATTCTATGTCTATGACTGTGTGCTATCTAGAATGGTTCCAACCTAACTGTGATATCCTATCAAATGTTGTAATCAGAGACATGAATAACTCACACTTCTATGTATACATTAAGATTAATTATCGTTCGTTGGTACTTGCCCGAAAACCGCGTTACTTAATACTACagtaatatttcatttcagtaTAGATGAATTATCAAGTCATTTTGAGATAATTttaaggttttcttttttgtttgcgattACCAATTTCAACGTTcgtaaacaacaacataaacttTTATTTTGGCATACGGGGCATATCTCGAATCGGGGTGTATATGAAATTCATCCGATGACATAATCAGTGAGTAAGAGCGCTTGTTTGTTGATGATTGATGCCACGCACCGGCCAGTTAGT encodes the following:
- the LOC1281423 gene encoding oxidation resistance protein 1 isoform X41; the protein is MTSILTAPGKYRSRKDYSTGSIPTLVSLDEESSLSTTTTTSVCSDTVLLQSLRTAGSSSINTAVSSTANGNSSRSSSSSSSSSSNMNIKNGLATKPPRRSSLGLALLGGGSSRNSSSNATEKSNKRRSSIAVVFLGGGRKDSKASSSSSPSAGNGHHHHHHNGHSISTIPEKYSKTGESDIENDSPNTDTFVMLGETEGTNGGALEQQDSFGSATSGPPGYDKKRRRSSSWQTKLERRRRKGMMASIDGGDTLQQDSASFSSFGSAHGLDSSPYGQGGKYGREKRHSWWNIFVPDNLKQRSKSRSVDHGLAAPFDLDSLRSKVEGRFESIDRLSKDGEKKRSMPTIPTITYTVKDRDTLTSVAARFDTTPSELTQLNRLASSFIYSGQQLLVPDKNAKASADGESDASTERSSNSPTDGRRKGSQEDLSQDEKDLLEGLRPGSPKPGHIERVASPNTQSGGAGGGGGGGGTAGTAAGGADDDDPVTIQRFLKINVRHITDGQGVVGGVLLVTPNAVMFDPNVSDPLVIEHGPESYGVIAPMEFIVNAAIFNDIAHMRVQGATGGNETAEKAEIYHPVPVEKPCSRCDTHSPGKDSLLVKDETFPELGVGSVEGCDDQESICSSNERDGDAFPKAFERDLVTPNNLQRLHGDSTESGGSSVEPKASSTEPPLFLSYDRDSSQSHTPNSLDHSAGASNEQQQQQQKQAGDKTDQTKTNSILEDPTMRSLEERRRSLLDQHWAIPSKDRLKCYCDQSSSRRSLDDEEAASTGSGATATSSSTAGAGSIGGGATGGAHGAHHAPIAPIAEAAGDGQLVKQSCHDSGIDIRDPAHGSSLTTGATGGSGSSAASSVASIPIVAPIAAKKVYSDADIVLSADWVPPLTIAPTHLHDSSPRSSSSLVSSAHQSTLSTLTSDAGGRKKTSSVSFSVDEHDAHGATGPAGSGSLDKGGETKKNKMLKRLSYPLAWVEGLTGEGGSSSHKSDSIESAPNTGDSNQSVFSKVFSRRSSIGTFIRQHPSEGSANKQKPAPPKLDYRSMVSIDDMPTLFVSFDKLIPRPARACPDPPMYLRLRMGRKIGKNTPLPTTVMSYGKNKLRPEYWFSIPKNKVDELYRFLNAWVQHLYGELDEAAIKERGFELIQMDTEWTAKTGSPSKDGRSASEGEISEYTRESWEVLSMSTDDYRKATLFASGSFDQDFQIPDLVGQTEILSEEHREKLCAHLPARAEGYSWSLVFSTSQHGFSLNSLYRKMHKLESPILIVIEDTDHNVFGALTSCSLHVSDHFYGTGESLLYKFNPHFKVFHWSGENLYFIKGNPESLAIGAGDGKFGLWLDGDLNQGRSQHCSTYSNEPLAPQEDFVIKTLECWAFV
- the LOC1281423 gene encoding uncharacterized protein LOC1281423 isoform X7 — translated: MTSILTAPGKYRSRKDYSTGSIPTLVSLDEESSLSTTTTTSVCSDTVLLQSLRTAGSSSINTAVSSTANGNSSRSSSSSSSSSSNMNIKNGLATKPPRRSSLGLALLGGGSSRNSSSNATEKSNKRRSSIAVVFLGGGRKDSKASSSSSPSAGNGHHHHHHNGHSISTIPEKYSKTGESDIENDSPNTDTFVMLGETEGTNGGALEQQDSFGSATSGPPGYDKKRRRSSSWQTKLERRRRKGMMASIDGGDTLQQDSASFSSFGSAHGLDSSPYGQGGKYGREKRHSWWNIFVPDNLKQRTRRASQDVILSKSSDTLSSPPYRRSKSRSVDHGLAAPFDLDSLRSKVEGRFESIDRLSKDGEKKRSMPTIPTITYTVKDRDTLTSVAARFDTTPSELTQLNRLASSFIYSGQQLLVPDKNAKASADGESDASTERSSNSPTDGRRKGSQEDLSQDEKDLLEGLRPGSPKPGHIERVASPNTQSGGAGGGGGGGGTAGTAAGGADDDDPVTIQRFLKINVRHITDGQGVVGGVLLVTPNAVMFDPNVSDPLVIEHGPESYGVIAPMEFIVNAAIFNDIAHMRVQGATGGNETAEKAEIYHPVPVEKPCSRCDTHSPGKDSLLVKDETFPELGVGSVEGCDDQESICSSNERDGDAFPKAFERDLVTPNNLQRLHGDSTESGGSSVEPKASSTEPPLFLSYDRDSSQSHTPNSLDHSAGASNEQQQQQQKQAGDKTDQTKTNSILEDPTMRSLEERRRSLLDQHWAIPSKDRLKCYCDQSSSRRSLDDEEAASTGSGATATSSSTAGAGSIGGGATGGAHGAHHAPIAPIAEAAGDGQLVKQSCHDSGIDIRDPAHGSSLTTGATGGSGSSAASSVASIPIVAPIAAKKVYSDADIVLSADWVPPLTIAPTHLHDSSPRSSSSLVSSAHQSTLSTLTSDAGGRKKTSSVSFSVDEHDAHGATGPAGSGSLDKGGETKKNKMLKRLSYPLAWVEGLTGEGGSSSHKSDSIESAPNTGDSNQSVFSKVFSSSPITLVSELGGNLFLSKTPSEDSGGSPVPPLTPHEAQTGGSVTAGRSSIGTFIRQHPSEGSANKQKPAPPKLDYRSMVSIDDMPTLFVSFDKLIPRPARACPDPPMYLRLRMGRKIGKNTPLPTTVMSYGKNKLRPEYWFSIPKNKVDELYRFLNAWVQHLYGELDEAAIKERGFELIQMDTEWTAKTGSPSKDGRSASEGEISEYTRESWEVLSMSTDDYRKATLFASGSFDQDFQIPDLVGQTEILSEEHREKLCAHLPARAEGYSWSLVFSTSQHGFSLNSLYRKMHKLESPILIVIEDTDHNVFGALTSCSLHVSDHFYGTGESLLYKFNPHFKVFHWSGENLYFIKGNPESLAIGAGDGKFGLWLDGDLNQGRSQHCSTYSNEPLAPQEDFVIKTLECWAFV
- the LOC1281423 gene encoding nuclear receptor coactivator 7 isoform X6; the protein is MTSILTAPGKYRSRKDYSTGSIPTLVSLDEESSLSTTTTTSVCSDTVLLQSLRTAGSSSINTAVSSTANGNSSRSSSSSSSSSSNMNIKNGLATKPPRRSSLGLALLGGGSSRNSSSNATEKSNKRRSSIAVVFLGGGRKDSKASSSSSPSAGNGHHHHHHNGHSISTIPEKYSKTGESDIENDSPNTDTFVMLGETEGTNGGALEQQDSFGSATSGPPGYDKKRRRSSSWQTKLERRRRKGMMASIDGGDTLQQDSASFSSFGSAHGLDSSPYGQGGKYGREKRHSWWNIFVPDNLKQRSKSRSVDHGLAAPFDLDSLRSKVEGRFESIDRLSKDGEKKRSMPTIPTITYTVKDRDTLTSVAARFDTTPSELTQLNRLASSFIYSGQQLLVPDKNAKASADGESDASTERSSNSPTDGRRKGSQEDLSQDEKDLLEGLRPGSPKPGHIERVASPNTQSGGAGGGGGGGGTAGTAAGGADDDDPVTIQRFLKINVRHITDGQGVVGGVLLVTPNAVMFDPNVSDPLVIEHGPESYGVIAPMEFIVNAAIFNDIAHMRVQGATGGNETAEKAEIYHPVPVEKPCSRCDTHSPGKDSLLVKDETFPELGVGSVEGCDDQESICSSNERDGDAFPKAFERDLVTPNNLQRLHGDSTESGGSSVEPKASSTEPPLFLSYDRDSSQSHTPNSLDHSAGASNEQQQQQQKQAGDKTDQTKTNSILEDPTMRSLEERRRSLLDQHWAIPSKDRSLDDEEAASTGSGATATSSSTAGAGSIGGGATGGAHGAHHAPIAPIAEAAGDGQLVKQSCHDSGIDIRDPAHGSSLTTGATGGSGSSAASSVASIPIVAPIAAKKVYSDADIVLSADWVPPLTIAPTHLHDSSPRSSSSLVSSAHQSTLSTLTSDAGGRKKTSSVSFSVDEHDAHGATGPAGSGSLDKGGETKKNKMLKRLSYPLAWVEGLTGEGGSSSHKSDSIESAPNTGDSNQSVFSKVFSSSPITLVSELGGNLFLSKTPSEDSGGSPVPPLTPHEAQTGGSVTAGRSSIGTFIRQHPSEGSANKQKPAPPKLDYRSMVSIDDMPTLFVSFDMKAPLFPQLEKLELIPRPARACPDPPMYLRLRMGRKIGKNTPLPTTVMSYGKNKLRPEYWFSIPKNKVDELYRFLNAWVQHLYGELDEAAIKERGFELIQMDTEWTAKTGSPSKDGRSASEGEISEYTRESWELLKAPFVKTYNIIKSQTGSNDLDGCEVLSMSTDDYRKATLFASGSFDQDFQIPDLVGQTEILSEEHREKLCAHLPARAEGYSWSLVFSTSQHGFSLNSLYRKMHKLESPILIVIEDTDHNVFGALTSCSLHVSDHFYGTGESLLYKFNPHFKVFHWSGENLYFIKGNPESLAIGAGDGKFGLWLDGDLNQGRSQHCSTYSNEPLAPQEDFVIKTLECWAFV